cctgggctgcatcgctattgatgatcgtaggagccatcgagcctgatggcgacgacacagaggatctcaatgaaagcaccaatgtcggtgtcaaaaccggcggatctcgggtagggggtcccgaactgtgcgtctaggccggatggtaacaggaggcaagggacacgaagttttacccaggttcgggccctctcgatggaggtaaaaccctacgtcctgctttattaatattgatgatatgggtagtacaagagtagatctaccacgagatcgaagaggctaaaccctagaagctagcctatggtatgattgttgatgtgtacattgtcctacggactaaaaccctccggtttatatagacaccagataggttagggttacatagagtcggttacaatggtaggataatctacatatccgtatcgccaagcttgccttccacgccaaggaaagtccctctcggacacgggacgaagtcttcaatcttgtatcttcatagtccaggaatccggctgaaggtatagtccagctacccgaacaccccctaatccaggactccctcacccatcaagGACACTCAAAACACAACCTCCGAAATTAGTATTGGCTTCTTTAAAGTTGGCATCTCACTTGCCATCTCTTAAAGTTTGTACCCTTAAAACTTTCCGGTCTCATAGCATCGGCAAAACCAGCAATGGTCAGTACAGGAAAATGCCtacaattaggtttttggattgttgagtaattAGGCATAACTTGCATGATTAATTTCAGAATATTAAACATGACGAACTAAACAGCATGAATTGTAGCAACACAAGTCAGGTGGAGACAAAATTTGTCTCGGCTCAAGGCTCGAATTCAGGAAACGTGATCGCGACGTGTCAAGACAAACGAGCGGTGGAGGAGGAGTTCATGAGATACTTTCTTATTCTCACTCACTTACAAGTGCTACAACACTCCACCTTATAAGGTGGTGTGCAACTCCTCCAACTTCCAAGGTGAGACAAAACTTTCCACTCCGACCACTTGCTCACACACATGGGCctttgagatttcagaaattgtCTATTGGGGTGCCCCATAAATGGGCCCAATACTCTAACAGAACGCGTCTCGTTGAAAAACCTAAAATTAATCCAGAATAAATACAAGCATCGGGACTTGAAACCTAGTGGGTTAAGGATACCACTGTCCTACTAACCATCCAACCACGGGTTGCTTTGCATGACACACTTGACTTAGCGCCAACTTTTTAGTCTTTTCTCCAAAAAAAAAACTTTTTAATCTTATCACCAACATTATGCGCTGTTTTCGAACAGACTTGCTTGCTATTCCGAGGCTTGAGCCCATGTGCAAGCACATAATTAAAAGAGAAACCCTACTGCTATCGGATGCTCCTTTGACAACTCTCTTAATCATGCTGGAATCATTGCTGCAGGGTCAGCTTGTCCCCTTGACTGCTCATGATTTGTGATAAGATAACCTGATAATGCATGAATTTGTACCGCATAATTCAGGCCGGCGCGTCGATCGTTATCGTGAGGCGCTGTCATCCAGGTGGCTCCCGTGCTTCCCCCCTCCACATGGCTGCGGGTTCTGGATTGGCATGTGAAGCTGTATGCAATCACTCGCCTTCGCTACCACTGTTTATGAGCTCCTGATGGCATGGCATGTTTCGACGTACATTCCACGAGGAAGGCGAGGGCCTGGTGATGCCCCCACACCTGGCACGTCTCAGCTAACAGCATATTCATGTGTGCAGTGCAGGCATACAAGCTCGGCATGATTGATCGCCCGTGCAGGCTGCCACGGCATGGCGAGAGGACGAGACGGTAGGTCCCGGCCTGAAATCTTGTGGGCACAGATCAAGCTGAGGCGAGCAGATCGTATCCGCATGCCGGTGATCACGCCCTGTGACGATGATACATAGCCGACCGATCACGGTGGGTGTCACGGGCTGCTGGATCTCAGACGTGAGGACGTTCGATGCTGCAGCTGTCACCCACGTATGTGTCTCGGGCTTGGTCTCTAGTCTCTACATCCTGTGGTATCATATCACGACACCTTCAGAAATCTCTAGCGCTCCACCGAGAGGTGGTTCTAGTTCGGAGCACGTGAATTTcacgacaataaacgagttgacacCAGCAGAAAACAAGGCAAGCTACCCCACAGTTGGTGTTTTCTACTGCTGCAACGGGATGGACACGGCTGCCTGCCACGACGGTGAGCTATATCTTTCTGGGAGAGCGCGACGACGTCTCACCTCCACGCAATCTCGTTCCGGAAGAAGAACCCAGTCGCAATTCGCAAATGACCGTCTCCCACGGCATCTGCAGGGCGCGGGCTACGAAATGATCTGGGTGGGAGCACACGTGAAGTCCGAACGAGCGCGTGCACCACGAGCGCTCCAGCCCATCCGTCCACCCAACAACCAGGAAGCGGATCATGTCAAATCACGACGCAACCATAAAATAATCCTAGAAACTGGGATCAGTAAGATGGGCAAATCATAGAGTACAGAATCTAACAGATCATTTCGAATTCAGAGGCGGAAATTTTGCACATATACATGACGATTGTGTTAGTAGAGAACTTTTCTTCAGCGGACGGTTTTTTTTAGAAGATTTATGAAAAGGTTACACATAGTCTGCACGTTTTATGCATTTTTCCACGCTGGGAACTAGTACTGCTGCGGCTAGTCGGTAGGGCCCCAGAGCTTAAGCGCACGCCTATATAGAACTGCTAGCTAGTGAGTGTGGTGTGGCCGTGTGGGTGAGGTTTCCTCCGTCAGAGGCCAAATTGTTGGAGAGGCAGGGCAGAGGCTGGCCCCTCGCGAGTTTGTGTGCCGGCGGGTAACAGCCACGGCGAGGCTCGGCGGCCGTCCCCGGCGTCCGGCGGAGCCGTTCGACGGCGCCGGCGAAGCAGAGGCGAGGCAGCCGGCGACGCGGCGGCgacatcggcggcggcggcagatggGGGCGCGCGTCATGGCGTGGTGGCGGGCAAGGGTGGTCGCGCCCATGCGCCGCGCCTGcaggctcgccgtcgccgccgcccgcgcccgcgtcCGCAAGGGTGGTACGTAAGCTATCACTACTCACTGCTCTGCTTTTCTTGGAACTGCCACTGAAGCGTGAACTGGAGCGATGAACTTGGTAGAAACAGTACAATGCAATCGACTCGTTTTCTTCGACTCTACATATTAGCTCAGGCAGGCTCAAAGGATTTGCAGGCATAGCAAACCTGCCATTCTTTGCTGAACCGGTGGATGTAGTCATGCATCTCGCTAATGCGACGGAAAATTCATCATGCCTGAACTAATTAATCTCCGATACCAAATTTGCCGTAGCCGTCATGCTTAGTTTTTTTAGAGAAGACGCTCAAATGGCATCTTATACTATCTGATAATTACCAAGAAAATACCCAATATTCAATGGAAAGACAATAAGATTGGTGGTCAGTTCATGGAACCAGAAGATAGTAGCAGTGCTCCAAAGAATTAGGTGAAGGAGCATTATCACAAGAAGCAAACAAACGGATCCGAGAGATCGGCCATGGCCCATGCGCGTTATCTTTTTGCACGCTGCTGCACACCAAAGGACTTGGGACACGTTATCTCGTGCTTCCAACCGCCCATTTGCATTATGTACTTTGGACCACCTAATCTAATCCGCAGCCCTTATGGTGGTTACGCGGATACATCACCTGATATTCTCTCTCTGAGACAGGAGTATCCAGTAGTACACAATGCAACTAATTTGCTGCAtaatgtagtactccctctgttccatgtTAATTGTATTCAGGAGTACTAACAAACTGCTTTAATCCTCGTTTGGTTAATGGGATGAATGGTATGCAGAGTGCGGGGTCCTGAACCTTCACCAGGACGTGCAGACGTGCGGCTACCACGACGTGCAGGTGATGTGGGACATGctcagctccgacaaggaggccgctgccgccgcctcggCACCCgcgaagcagcagcagcggcggaagAGGCCGTTCTGGAAGCTGCCTCCGTCGTTCTGGCCCGCCGGGTCGCCGCGCGCCGCCGCAGCGCAATGAAGTGAACGGTGTAGGAGCTGGTGCCTGGCAATGTGGACAGAACGCCTGTACCATGGCACCCTGCCGCTGTCATGCTGCTGCCTGTCATTGCGCCGCGAGTTCATGGCAATGATCCCTGCGACCAGACCAGCCCGACCATGCATGTGTACACATGATTTTTGTATAGTTTTTGGACAGTGCAAATCGCTTCTCCTCTGATCTGGTGTTAATTTGACCGTGCTCTGGCGTGGACAGAGCAGTTTGGACTTCGGACTTGCCCCCGTCGATTTAGTGTTTGATTATCATCATGCAGGGGGCAGCTAATATTCAACATGCAATTTGAAGAGGAAGTCATGTATTAGTCAGGCATCTATTTTATTGTTTAGATTACAGAGGAGCTGCTCTCCTCCCTCGCCAGAACCGCCATCTCCTCTCTTCCCCACAGTCGCCACCTCGTACCTCTCTCCGTCCACccttcccctcgctactgctagagACCAGAGGCCGACTAAGTCCCGACATTGATCGAtgaaggcggcggcggggacaTCTCCTCTCCGGTACCGTTCCGCGTCGAGATGCGAGATCTACAAGCAATGACTTGAGGCAAAGGTTATGACTATGCAACAGTGGCGGCGGTGTTTTCGATCGGGCTGGCGATCTGGGTGGTGAGGCGTCAGTGGCCGCAATCTCATTTGGATTTTGGCGGGGCCGGTGACATTATCCCCTtggatttttttttttgcatgtgTGATGGTGACATTTGTCATTCCAAGCCTTTGGTAGCAACTGACACTTGTTGCGGTTTGACTGTTACTTATACAGGCATGGACTTCAATTGCATGGCATATTAGGTCAAGATCGCATAAAGTGAAGGCGgcaacacatgatgattttgattttGGTGGTGCTTCTCAAGTACTCGGTCTCGAGCTACGGGGTGAAATTCAAAGTTATGGCCCTAATTGATTGTACCGGTCAATGGTGATGTTTTTGTGGCATTACCTTGTTGAAGATATTTCTTGGATTTGCTCGGGCCTTATCTTCATTGTTAAAACTCAGGATTTGACCTTTGGTGGTTGGATATGGTGACGGCGTTGTTGGATCGTTGTTGCCTTTCTCGAGATGTTGTCGTTGAAGAACCTTTCCCATTGTTTTTGTGATGTCATAGTTGATGCATATGGTCAGTGTTGTAGTTCATAGATCGGTGGCTTGATCACTGCTGAAGAACCTTTCTCATTGTTTTGGTGCTGTCATAGTTGACACATATGGTTagtgtttgggcaattatttgcccAGTGTTCCTTCTAACGCAAGTAAAGCATCCATCTCTCTTTTTGTATTTCTTCTAACGCTTCTTCTTCAAGGTTGTATTCTGTTGGATAGAGTtttttcccttgaacttgtggaaattCTTCTCCACCacattggcgctagaagaagaCTCTGCCTCTGTTATGTGTGAGTTCTTTGCTCTCCAGTTCTGATCAACACTTAGATGGCCGATGACATCCTCAACAGAGAATTcacgtctcaagtgcttgagagaagtagcaaagttcctccatctaagagggagttttgcaataatgcaGTCCGCGACAAACTTGTCTGGTAACTCACACTTCAAGAGCTTCAGCTCCTTGGAgatgcactgtatctcatgagcctggtccAACACAGGACGGctatcaaccatcttgtaatcatggAACTCCTCCATATATAGCATACAATTCTCTTCCAGCATTGGTTGTACTCGAGCGCATCCCACAAGTTTTTGGCAACGCGCATATGGAGATATGTCTCAACCAACTTGTCTCCGATCACACTAAGAATGGCCCCCACAAAGACAGTGCTTGCTACCCCGAATGCCTTATCCTTCTCGGGATCAATCATTTCAATGGGAATCACACCACAGACCAAGAAGACATTCATAGCAGGGAGCCACAAGGTTTTCCTCATCTGCCAACCCTTAAAATGTGTTCCGGTAAACTTTTCTAGTTTCAGTGTAGCAACAAAAGCCTTGAATCAAAAAGTAGctaaaataaggtttttggattgttggaacgtTAGGAGCTTTTTGACTAATCTAATCCACGAGTAGGTAATAAACATTGCAATCACAATATGCAACTCATAACGATACCTAAGCATGTGAGCGCATACAATACATAGAACCAAATCATTAATGAACAGAACATATACGTCTAGCAGATGAACGAGAAAAATAGGGGATGAATGAGTCATACCCTCCGGTTCGTCAGGACAATGCGGTGGCGGTAGCCACAACATCGTCCGATGCCTacttcttggcggctttcttgtCAGACATGGAGTGGACAcagaggaagtagtggaagcagaggtgGGTGGATACGGGGATGGATCACGAGCAGTCGCATCGAAATGCTCCCCAGAAACCTTAGTGCCATTCTCTGGGGTaggatctcgaacgacagggttccggaggcacctgctctctCGATAGGCCAGCACCTCCTTACACTATTAGGAGAAAAGCCTACTAGTAGCGCTTGAAATacatatagtagtagcgctgggtcTAGCACTACTGCTAACGCGCTACAATTAAGTTGTAGCAGTAGCACTGCCCTGACCAGTGCTACTGGTAAGTATGGTTAGCAGTAGCGCTAGTCAGGGCAACGCTACTGGTAACTATCTGTAGCACAGTAGCAACACAAGCGTTGTTGCTAATCCAGCGCTACTTCTAGATGCCTTCCGGCGCTACTGCTAGTATTCTTGCTTTCATAGATTTATACCCCCTCTACGTATTTTGTGCTGTATTTGTACAAGCTCTATATAGTAGTTTCATCAGATCGTAATAAACATACAGTATTgtcatcatatcatacacatacagtagtctcgtcatcatcatcatcatcatcatcattcaacacaaatatcatcacatctcaaaaatagcgatgcACAAGTCATGTCCTGTCTCGAATAAGTGCAACTGCATGATCATGGCACACACACAAATTTCATCATCTCTATCTAAACCATGTTGTGGAAGGGAAgagtgatcagcatgagcaagagcGCAACTATGTAGTACTTAAGGCACCGGTGGTTCCGCCTCCGCTCTTGCCGGAGCGTCCACCTCAAGTAACTACTTTCTGCATTGGCTCTGCTGTCGAACCCTCTGTGGCTAGCACCCGGGTATTTGTCCACCTGGGCCTGAGCGTCTGGCCAGCGGTCGTAGACTCCTGgaaccctcccaatgaacacggcgTAGCAGTCCTTCGCCATCTCTGACCTATGTACCTGCATCGTCGGTTGATGAATTCaacgataatatgcaacataatgtacTTAAGAAAACAAAGAGGCATAATTAGCAAAATACAAGCAACCTATAGTAAACATAAATAATGAAGTTCCTcatacccaaactaattaactagagcgatCTACGCTAGTTCAAGAGGATAGTTTAATTACATCACAGAGTTTCGTCGTGCATAAAATTCAAAGTTTTGCCTTAGAAAGACTGTAGTGAAACATTGTCATCGACAATCAGTCCTCCAGGTCAGGGAGGAAGCACTCGAGCTTCttgaaaggcttcaggtccagaCGCTGAGCGAGTAGCAGTGCTCGGACATCATCCCGCATGATTGGC
This portion of the Triticum dicoccoides isolate Atlit2015 ecotype Zavitan chromosome 7A, WEW_v2.0, whole genome shotgun sequence genome encodes:
- the LOC119327506 gene encoding uncharacterized protein LOC119327506 produces the protein MGARVMAWWRARVVAPMRRACRLAVAAARARVRKGECGVLNLHQDVQTCGYHDVQVMWDMLSSDKEAAAAASAPAKQQQRRKRPFWKLPPSFWPAGSPRAAAAQ